The genomic DNA CGGTCGAGCCGGGAGGGCGTTCGCCCTGGGTCAAGGACCTTTCGACCCGGAAGATCTGAATCGGAATCCGGAACGGCGGGCTGCGTCGCCCCCCGGCCAAATGATCAGATTTCTACGCTTCTGAGTGAGCGTCTACACACTCTCGTAGCAGGTGCTGATCGCCCTGCGCAGCTGGACCGGGCCGGCGAGCAGGGGTTTCACGGCGCAGCCCGTACGGAACGTCACATCGTCGAGAGCCGTGAGGTTCGTGGGGTCTTCCATCGCCACGTAGAGCACGTCGGCGTTGCCCGTTCCCGCCTCTCGTACCACGGGCAGGCAGGCGTACTTGATCGCGACTTCGCTGGGGATCAGCGCGATCACGTCCGGACGGATCTCGCGGCCCGATAGATCGATCCCCTGGCAGCCCAGGCGCTCCGAAAGCACGCGGATCAGTTCGGGCTCTTGCAAGTAGCCGAGCTGAACCAGGGTCTCGCCGATCCGATTCCCCCAACGTGCCTGCTCGCCGAGGGCGGAGCGGAGCTGGGTCTCGCTGATCTGGCCTGCGGCACGCAGGACTTCTCCGATCTTCTTCATGCGCGGCGCACCCCTTGGCGGGTGCATCGGCCCGGCAGGAGGCCGACTGGAGGCTTGGCGAGACTTCTCGGGAAGTGGGGAATCGGAGCCAGGCGGTTCGGCGGGCATCTCAGCAGAATCGTCAAGTTGAGATTGACAATACTTACAGAAATCGTAAATTCAAGATCGTTCTCTGCAGGGCCCCGGCTGGATGCCAGAAGGCCCAGAGAATTCGAACAGTGGCCAACGATCGGCAAGAATCACTGTAACACATTGATATAAAAGACAATAGTTTCCCTCTGCGGTTGATCGAATCCGGAGCGACGATAGAGATGGATTCGTAAAGTGTGGACAAGTGGATGATTGACGATTCAACAACCAGACTCTTGGACCTTCTTCGCGAGGGGCCCTCGAGCAGTACGGAGGTGGCCCGACAACTCGGGATCTCGCGACAGGCCGCCCACGCCCGCTTGAAGGCGCTGTTGGATTCCGGCGGAATCGTCCGAGAGGGTGCAGCCCGTGCGACACGCTATCGCCTGCCCGGAGCCACGAGCTGGGAACAGCACTTTCCGCTCGAAGGGCTCGCCGAGGATCGCGTCTTCCTGTGGATGGCGGCCGAGATCGAGTCGGTCGGGCAACTCACCGGGGAGCCCGCGGGCCTCGTCGCCTATGTCGTCACTGAACTGGTGAACAACGCGATCGACCACTCCTCGGGTCGTCACATGAGAGCCTCAGCCGAGCAAAGGGGAACGCTCCTCGCGATCGACATCGAGGACGATGGGGTCGGGGCCTTCAGCCACGTCCGAGACCACCTGGGTCTCCCCAGCGAGCTGGCTGCGCTCCAGGAAATCTCCAAAGGCAAGACGACGACCGCTCCCGAGAAGCACACCGGCGAGGGGATCTTCTTCTCCTCGAAGGCTGTCGACCTGTTCCGCTTGGAGAGCGGCGGGCTGGCCTGGATCGTCGACAACCGTCGAGGAGACATGGCCATCCTGGAAGTCGACCCACCAAGACACGGAACTCTCGTGTCCGTGGAGCTCGACCTCGCGAAGACCAGGTCCCTTTCGGCGCTCTTCGAGGAATACACGGAGGACTACGAGTTCGCAAAGACGCGCACCGTAGTCCGCCTCTTCGCGATCGGGGTCCGATTCGTTTCCCGCTCCGAGGCCAAACGGCTGCTGCATCGGCTCGAACTCTTTCGGGAAGTCGTGTTGGACTTCCAGGGAGTCGAGGGCATCGGGCAGGGTTTCGCCGACGAGGTGTTCCGGGTCTGGGGGAGAGCACATCCCGAGGTGTCACTCGTTCCGGTGAACATGAACCAGGCAGTGGAGTTCCTGGTGGAGCGGGCGAGGAAGCGGGCGAACTAGCATCCGCGTGAAACGGTGACACTTGGGGTTGGAATCAGGCAATCGAAAGGCGGAACCCGAGAATCCGGTTCGAGAGCCGAATCATCCACGGGTTCAGGGACAGGAAGCGGGCCATTGCGAAACTAAGTAGAAACCGACTTCGGATCAAAGGCATCCCGCAGCCCATCGCCCAGAAAGTTCAGCGCGAGCAGGGTGGCCGCGAGGAAGGCCGACGGCCAGGCCAGCAGCCACCACGGCGATTCGATCGGATTCACGACCGCCACGCCTTCGGCGACCAGTTGGCCCCAGGAGAGTTCCACGCCCAGGCCCAGAAACGAGAGGAAGGATTCGAGCAGGATCACCGCGGGAACGGTGAGCGTTGCGTAGACCACCACCGGGCCCATCACGTTGGGAAGGATGTGGCGCATGAGTATGCGTGCGTCGCCCGCACCAACCACCCGGGCCGCCATCACGAAATCCCGATCCCGCAAGGTCAGCACCTGGCCCCGCACGATGCGCGCCATGGTGAGCCATTGCACCAGCCCGAGCGCCAGGAAGACGGGCAGCGCCTCGCCGCGCGCGGTCTCCGAGAACATCAGCATCACGAGGATGACGAGGAACATGTAGGGGATGCCGTAGAAGAAATCGACGATGCGCATCATCGCCTCGTCCAGCCGGCCGCCGTAGAAACCCGCGACGGCGCCGTAGGCGACACCCAGCGTGACGGATGCGGCCGTCGCCGCGAGGCCGACCAACAAGGACACGCGGCCCCCGATCAACACCCGAGCGAATTGGTCGCGACCCAGCGAATCCGTACCGAACCAATGGCTCCAGGACGGGGGCAGATGGCACAGCTCCGGCGCCGTCGCCTTCGGATCGAGCCCGAGAAGCAACGGCAGCACGAAGCATGCAAAGAAGACCGCCCCGAGAATCCCCGCACCGACCATCGCGGCGCGATGGCGCCGCAGCCGACGGAAGGCGCGAGCCCAGGGCCCGGCGGTCTCGGCCATGGTCGCCCCGCCAGATGCTTGCACGTCGGCGCCCGCGCTCATGATGCCTCTCGCGCTCTCGGGTCGAGCCACGCCAGCGCCAGATCGACTGCCAGGTTGAAAAAGGTGATCAGGCCGCAGTAGAAGAGCGCCGTTCCGAGCACGACGCCGTAATCCCGGTTGATCGCGCCCTTCACGAACCACTGGCCCATGCCCGGAATGCCGAAGAGGGTCTCGACGACGAAAGATCCCGTGAGGATTCCCGCGGCGGCAGGCCCCAGATAGGAAACGACCGGCAGCACCGCCACACGCAACGCATGCCGAGAGACTACGCGCGCCTCGGACAGGCCCTTGGCCCGGGCCGTGCGAATCCAATCCTCTTGCATCACCTCGAGCGTGCCCGTGCGGGCCAGGCGCGCGATCGTGGCGGCATGAGGCAAAGCCAGGGTCAGTGCCGGCATCCACACATGGCGAAAGCCACCCCAGCCGGCGACGGGAAGCCAATCCAACCAGAGGGCCAGCAGGATCATCAGTCCGGCACCGATCACGAAGTTCGGAAGCGAGATGCCGACCAGAGCCAGGCCCATGCTGGCGTGGTCCGCCCAGGAGTTCGGGCGCGTTCCCGCGCTCACCCCGAGCACGACGCCAATCGCGACGGCCAGGAAGAGCGCCAGGCCGCCGAGGCCGAGGCTGACGGGCAGCGCCGGGAGCAGGAGGTCCTGCACGCTTCGCCCCTGCACCTTCAGGGCCGGGCCAAGCGATCCATCGACGAGCAGCCGCTCCATGTAGACCCTGAAGAATGCGAGCGGTGTTTCGGGCACACCGTATTGGGCGCGCAACGCGGCCTCGACCTGGGGAGCGATGGCTTTTTCCTGGGCGAAGGGGTTGCCCGGCGCCATGTACATCAGCCAGGTCGTGACACCGATCAAGAGGAGCAACGACGGGATCATGAACGACACCCGCCGCAACACGCTCGGCGGCAGCGCCCACCAGAGCCCGACAGCGAGGGGCGTACAGACGGCAAGCGCCGACACGTCGCCGATCGGGTGGCGCAGGAAGACGAAGGCCACAGCGGCCAGGAGCACTGCTCCCAGGACGCGGGTCGCATCGTGGGGAAGCAGCGCGATGGATGCGATGGCCAGGAGCATCGCGACCGCCAGGAACGCCTCGGTCATTCGGATGCCGGAAGGTGAATGGAACGCAGCGGGTGGAGGTTCTGCAGGTTCGGCAGACTCCGGCCATCCGGTTGAACGAGTTCCGTGTAGAAGCCCTCCACTTCGGGCCGCACCAATCCGTTCACGACGTAGAAGTAGATCGGCAGGATCGGAAGTTCTTCCTCGACCAGAATGCGCTCGGCTTCGCGCAACAATTGCAGACGCAGCGCGGCCAGGGTCTCGCGCCGGCCGGCCGTGTCGGGCGCTTCGTTCGCCGCCGCGAGCAGCGCCATCGCCTTTCCGGGCTCGGCCAATCCATCCATGAACGGCTCCCGGGCGTAGCCGTCCACATTCCCGGCTGCGGCGATCAACCGGTCGTAGACCGGATGGCTCCAACCGGTCTGGTTGTTGCCACCGTTCGTCACCCACAGATCGAGAAACGTGTTCGGATCGAGGTAGTCACCGATCCAACCAGCGCGGCCCAGGTCGTACTCCCCCGCTCTCATCGTGGCGAGGTAGGACTGCCACTCCTGGTTGTAGGGCTTGATCGTGATGCCCAAATGGCGGGCCAGCTGATCGGCGATCAGCTCGGCGATCTTCTTGTGGCTCTCGAGGGTGTTGTAGAGGATCCCGATTTCGGGGAAGCCTCTTCCGTCGGGAAAGCCTGCCTCGGCCAACAGCGCCCGGGCCCGCTCGGGGTCGAGACCCAAGGCGGTCGGCGGAGGCGCGTAGCCTGGGATTCCCGGTGGCACGAGATGCAGCGCCGGCACTTCTCCGAGGCGTAGGACCTCACGCACGATCGTCTCGCGGTCGATGGCGAGGGCCAGGGCCTTCCGCACCCGTGCGTCGTTCAGCGGCGGGCGGCGGGTGTTGATCCGGTAGTAGTAGGTGATGAAACCAGCATGGGCGTAGTGATCGGAGCGCTCGCTAAGCGCATCGACCAGATCGGTCGGGTAGCGCGGAATCCAATCCACCTCACCGGAGAGGTAGAGGTTCAGCGCGGTCGTCACGTTCTCGAGAGGCAGCGCATCGATCGTGCTCGAGGGAATGCTCTCCCGATTCCAGTAGGTGTCGCTGCGGCGAAGACGGATGCGGTCGCCGATTCGCCAGGCTCCGAGCTCGAAGGGGCCATTCGACACGATCTTCTCGGGCAGGAACCAATCCCGCTCGTTGCCCGGAACTTCCAGGAGCTGCCGCGGCAAGGGATAGGCGGGATAGAAGGCGGTCAGTTCAAGGAAATAGGGAATCGCCGCGACCAATTCGACGACCAACGTGTAGTCGTCGGTGGCAACCACACCGAGGTCGACACCGTAGTGGTCTCTTGCATGCAGGGCTCGGGCGCTGCGACGATCCGCCTCGGCGGAAAGCGCCGCCAGGAAGTTCGCCCGGTCGTCCGGCGGCGAATCGAGCCCGGCCCGAAGAACCGGATCGGGGGTGCCGCGCACCGTCGTTACCAGATCATGTTCGGCGATAAGCTTCTGCCACGTCTTTGGATCGATGGAACCGTTCCCCAGATCCTCTACAGCTCTACGAATCGGGCCCCGAATCGCCTCGGCCCGGGCCTCGTCCCGGTTGAGCGCCTCCGCCCCACGCACGCCGTGCAGGATGTACGCGTACTCCCCACCGTGCTCGGGAAGCTGCAGACGACGCCATGCGTAGGCGAAATCGTGAGCGGTGACCGGCAAACCGTCGGTCCAGCGCGCGTCCCGGCGAAGATGAAACACGTAGCGCGTGCCGTCCGGTGAGATCTCCCAACGCTCGGCCACACCGGGCGCGGGGCGCAGGGTCGCCGGATCGCGAATCGTCAGGCCTTCGAAGAGTGCGCTGGCAATCCGGCCTTCGGGCTCGCCGGTCATCAGACCCGGATCGAGCGTGGTCGGCTCCGTACCGTTCACGAAGGTGAAATCTGCCGGATCCTGGAACGACGCCCGAAAGGTGAGGCCGATGCCGAGCAATGCCAGAAGCGGCAGCGCCAACAGGCCGAGGCCGGGCCTCACCCGCCAGACCCGCGAAGGTCATCGCCGCCACCCGCCGCGCCATCGGGCCCGCGGCTTCGCAGGGAGAAGCCGCCCTCCCCTCGCGTGTACTGCCAGGGCTGGCCCCACGGGTCGAGCGGTTCTCCGTCCTCGAAGACCTGGTACAGCCGCCAGCCAAGTTCGTCCAATCCCCCGGGCAAGGCGCCTGTGGCATCGGCGTAGGCGTGAAGCTCGCGCTCGAGCCCAGCCTGTTGCTGGAGCGCCCGAGCCGATCGGGAGTGCGGCCATCCAATCAGCACGAGCCCCAGAAGCACAGCGAGCAGCGCGACGGGAAACGTCCGAGCGATCCACGCCGGCGTCTCGGGCTCCGCCGCGACTTCCGATGCGAGACCTTCGGACGCGAGTGTATTGGACGAATCGCCGGGGGCCGCGTTGGCTTCTCGCGATTGCGTGAGCGCGGTTTCCGCCGCACGCCTCCGCTCCTCCGTGGCCCGCCGCCAGTCCCCATCCTGGGGCGCGTTGTCGACCAGAAAACAACTCACCACATGGCCGCCAGGCAGTTCGACGGGCGGTGGTACGTCACGTCGGCAGCGATCCATCGCCGCTGGGCAGCGGGTGTGGAATCGGCAGCCCGGAGGGGGATGCATCGGGCTCGGAACGTCCCCTTCGAGAACGATGCGCTGGGCGCGCCGGTCCGGATCCGGAACCGGAATCGCCGACAGCAATGCTCGGGTGTAGGGATGGACCGGGGCCTCGAACAGACGAGCCGCCGGCGCCATCTCCACGATCTGGCCCACGTACATGACGGCGATCCGATCCGAGACATGCCGCACCACCGAGAGATCGTGGGAGATGAAGAGGTAGGAGAGGTTCAGCGCCTCACGCAGATCGATGAGCAGGTTCAACACCTGGGCCTGGACGGAGACATCGAGTGCGCTCACGGCTTCGTCGCAAACGATCAGCTTCGGGCCAAGCGCCAGCGCCCGGGCCACG from bacterium includes the following:
- a CDS encoding general secretion pathway protein GspE encodes the protein MKKIGEVLRAAGQISETQLRSALGEQARWGNRIGETLVQLGYLQEPELIRVLSERLGCQGIDLSGREIRPDVIALIPSEVAIKYACLPVVREAGTGNADVLYVAMEDPTNLTALDDVTFRTGCAVKPLLAGPVQLRRAISTCYESV
- a CDS encoding DUF4325 domain-containing protein; protein product: MDLLREGPSSSTEVARQLGISRQAAHARLKALLDSGGIVREGAARATRYRLPGATSWEQHFPLEGLAEDRVFLWMAAEIESVGQLTGEPAGLVAYVVTELVNNAIDHSSGRHMRASAEQRGTLLAIDIEDDGVGAFSHVRDHLGLPSELAALQEISKGKTTTAPEKHTGEGIFFSSKAVDLFRLESGGLAWIVDNRRGDMAILEVDPPRHGTLVSVELDLAKTRSLSALFEEYTEDYEFAKTRTVVRLFAIGVRFVSRSEAKRLLHRLELFREVVLDFQGVEGIGQGFADEVFRVWGRAHPEVSLVPVNMNQAVEFLVERARKRAN
- a CDS encoding ABC transporter permease; translated protein: MAETAGPWARAFRRLRRHRAAMVGAGILGAVFFACFVLPLLLGLDPKATAPELCHLPPSWSHWFGTDSLGRDQFARVLIGGRVSLLVGLAATAASVTLGVAYGAVAGFYGGRLDEAMMRIVDFFYGIPYMFLVILVMLMFSETARGEALPVFLALGLVQWLTMARIVRGQVLTLRDRDFVMAARVVGAGDARILMRHILPNVMGPVVVYATLTVPAVILLESFLSFLGLGVELSWGQLVAEGVAVVNPIESPWWLLAWPSAFLAATLLALNFLGDGLRDAFDPKSVST
- a CDS encoding ABC transporter permease is translated as MIPSLLLLIGVTTWLMYMAPGNPFAQEKAIAPQVEAALRAQYGVPETPLAFFRVYMERLLVDGSLGPALKVQGRSVQDLLLPALPVSLGLGGLALFLAVAIGVVLGVSAGTRPNSWADHASMGLALVGISLPNFVIGAGLMILLALWLDWLPVAGWGGFRHVWMPALTLALPHAATIARLARTGTLEVMQEDWIRTARAKGLSEARVVSRHALRVAVLPVVSYLGPAAAGILTGSFVVETLFGIPGMGQWFVKGAINRDYGVVLGTALFYCGLITFFNLAVDLALAWLDPRAREAS
- a CDS encoding peptide ABC transporter substrate-binding protein gives rise to the protein MRPGLGLLALPLLALLGIGLTFRASFQDPADFTFVNGTEPTTLDPGLMTGEPEGRIASALFEGLTIRDPATLRPAPGVAERWEISPDGTRYVFHLRRDARWTDGLPVTAHDFAYAWRRLQLPEHGGEYAYILHGVRGAEALNRDEARAEAIRGPIRRAVEDLGNGSIDPKTWQKLIAEHDLVTTVRGTPDPVLRAGLDSPPDDRANFLAALSAEADRRSARALHARDHYGVDLGVVATDDYTLVVELVAAIPYFLELTAFYPAYPLPRQLLEVPGNERDWFLPEKIVSNGPFELGAWRIGDRIRLRRSDTYWNRESIPSSTIDALPLENVTTALNLYLSGEVDWIPRYPTDLVDALSERSDHYAHAGFITYYYRINTRRPPLNDARVRKALALAIDRETIVREVLRLGEVPALHLVPPGIPGYAPPPTALGLDPERARALLAEAGFPDGRGFPEIGILYNTLESHKKIAELIADQLARHLGITIKPYNQEWQSYLATMRAGEYDLGRAGWIGDYLDPNTFLDLWVTNGGNNQTGWSHPVYDRLIAAAGNVDGYAREPFMDGLAEPGKAMALLAAANEAPDTAGRRETLAALRLQLLREAERILVEEELPILPIYFYVVNGLVRPEVEGFYTELVQPDGRSLPNLQNLHPLRSIHLPASE
- a CDS encoding ABC transporter ATP-binding protein — its product is MSSQASDVGTPLLQVEGLVKHYPVTAGVFSREVARVRAVDDVSFKIEPGETLGLVGESGCGKTTVGRTLLRLEEPTAGRVLFDGEDLAALPRSELRTARRSLQMIFQDPMSSLNPRMTIRDIIAEPLHVHRVARGAELDSRVVELLEKVGLPGAWRNRYPHEFSGGQRQRVGVARALALGPKLIVCDEAVSALDVSVQAQVLNLLIDLREALNLSYLFISHDLSVVRHVSDRIAVMYVGQIVEMAPAARLFEAPVHPYTRALLSAIPVPDPDRRAQRIVLEGDVPSPMHPPPGCRFHTRCPAAMDRCRRDVPPPVELPGGHVVSCFLVDNAPQDGDWRRATEERRRAAETALTQSREANAAPGDSSNTLASEGLASEVAAEPETPAWIARTFPVALLAVLLGLVLIGWPHSRSARALQQQAGLERELHAYADATGALPGGLDELGWRLYQVFEDGEPLDPWGQPWQYTRGEGGFSLRSRGPDGAAGGGDDLRGSGG